The window GCAAGCATCAATCTCCACCAAAAGCGCTTCATGCCATTTAATCTGATAATCCATATTAGCAATCATCATATCAAAGCATATCTTTTCTACTTGTAGAGTTTGATTATTCACTTTTATGGCTTGCCACTTCTCTGTGTCACTTTTTTTCTGCCTTAATGTGTCAATATGCTTCTCTATATGTTGCACAAGCACATCTCTATCCATCATACCTACAAATGGAAAAAGAATAAATTTGTCAGACCCTATATCATAGATCATCTTATCTAATTCTTCCTTAAAATATGTTTCTAATGCCTGCTGACCACTAGGCGTTATACCATAGATTTTCCTGATTTTCTTCCCTATTTTTTCTTGACGATTCAACACAATCAATCCTTCTTTTTCAAGCTTACCAAGGGCATAATAGATAGAACCCGATTGTATTTTCGTCCAACTTTCTAAATGATTAATCTGTATATACTTCTGAATTTCATACCCATGGGTAGGTTTTATATTCAAAAAATATAAAATAAATGCCTTTACCATACTCCACCTCCTATAACCAACATTGGATATTAATCACATTATATACCCAACATTGTATATTTGTCAAGCTTGATTCTAAATAAAAAAACAAATCATCTTTCAATGACATAGAGCATTACAGAAGTTACATCCACATACCCATCATTATCCAATGGGTTAAAGTAACTATTTTTTACACTGGCAAAAAAGTGGCACACATATAAAAACCCTATATCATGATAATAAACGATCTTTGCGGCTTGTTGCCCTCCTTTAATTAGATAAAGGCAACAAACGCAACGTGAGTATATTATCATGATATAGGGTTTAACTTCATAACCGTTAGCGGTTTTTTTAACGAATGACTTACATTAACAATGTTACTTATTTTTCCTCTTCTTTAACTTCCTTAACCTCTTCAATTTCCTCATCTCGATTAATTGTTAAATCCGGCTCCTTAATAGCTGCAATAGCGTTTCTCTGAATAGGTACACGCACACTCTTATTAGTCCCAAGTTCAACAATCACAACATCATTAATAGAATCTACCACTCTACCAAAAATACCACCATTGGTCATAACTGAGTCACCAATTTTGACATTGGACTGCATGCTGTCCACTTCTCTTTGACGTTTCTTTTGAGGACGTATGAGAATAAAATACATAAAACCAAATAATACAACTACATAAATAATCAATGTCATCATACTACCTTGTGTACCTTCATTTAATAAAAATAAGTTTGACATGTTTTTCCTCCTTGGATTAAAATCATTTTCTAATATTTACCTCTTTTTCTATAATTTACACGTAATGGGCCATCATGTCAACTATTTTTCCATTCGTGTTTATAGATACATTTACTTAACCTCTCAGCCAGCCAACATCTTTTCAATTTTCTCCTCTTTAAATGCAGAATAACGATTGGCATCAATGGCATCTCGTATTTCTTCCATGAGTGTGTTGTAGAAATATAAATTATGCAACACACATAATCGCATCCCCAACATTTCCTTGGCCTTTAATAAGTGTCGGATATAAGCTCGACTGTATTGCCTGCATGTTGGACACTGACACGCTTCATCAATGGGCCGACCATCTAATTGAAACTTGGCATTCAATAAGTTTAACTTACCTGCATTGGTATACACATGTCCATGTCTTCCATTACGTGCAGGATAAACACAATCAAAAAAGTCAATACCACGTTCAACAGACTCCAAAATATTAATGGGTGTTCCAACGCCCATTAAATAAGTTGGTTTATTTTGTGGCAAATGGGGCACCACCTCTTCAAGTATACGATACATCTCATCATGGCTTTCTCCAACTGCAAGACCACCTATAGCATAACCATCCAGGTCTAACTCGGATATAACCTTGGCATGTTCAATCCGAATATCCCCATAAGTTCCCCCTTGGTTAATACCAAACAACATCTGTTCTTTATTAATGGTGTCTTCTAAACCATTCAGTCTCTTCATCTCTACTTGACAACGCTTCAACCATCTTGTCGTACGATCAACAGAGTCCTGCATGTACTGTCGTGTAGCTGGATATGGTGGGCATTCATCAAAAGCCATGGCTATTGTTGATGCTATATTCGACTGAATCTGCATGCTCTCCTCAGGACCCATAAAAATCTTACGTCCATCCACATGAGAAGAAAAATGTACACCCTCTTCTTTTATCTTACGAAGTCCAGATAATGAAAAGACTTGAAATCCACCTGAATCTGTTAATATGGGCCGATCCCAAACCATAAATTTATGAAGACCACCCATCTTTTTAATCACATCATCCCCTGGTCTAACATGCAGGTGATAGGTATTGGATAGTTCTACTTGACACTTTATTTCTTTTAAATCCTGACTTGATACAGCACCTTTTATAGCTCCAGCAGTCCCCACGTTCATAAATACAGGGGTTTGAATCTTACCATGTACCGTACTAACCTCTGCTCTTTTTGCTCTTCCATCTACATTTAATAATTGATACATCTAATCACCATTCATTCATTAT is drawn from Vallitalea pronyensis and contains these coding sequences:
- a CDS encoding PadR family transcriptional regulator, which produces MVKAFILYFLNIKPTHGYEIQKYIQINHLESWTKIQSGSIYYALGKLEKEGLIVLNRQEKIGKKIRKIYGITPSGQQALETYFKEELDKMIYDIGSDKFILFPFVGMMDRDVLVQHIEKHIDTLRQKKSDTEKWQAIKVNNQTLQVEKICFDMMIANMDYQIKWHEALLVEIDACIALESQAAKLIKKIDFSHVNEHEVHGQVSGEDDIETLKKEILNNPDMAAEKLEHLIQVLKRK
- the yajC gene encoding preprotein translocase subunit YajC — translated: MSNLFLLNEGTQGSMMTLIIYVVVLFGFMYFILIRPQKKRQREVDSMQSNVKIGDSVMTNGGIFGRVVDSINDVVIVELGTNKSVRVPIQRNAIAAIKEPDLTINRDEEIEEVKEVKEEEK
- the tgt gene encoding tRNA guanosine(34) transglycosylase Tgt, with the protein product MYQLLNVDGRAKRAEVSTVHGKIQTPVFMNVGTAGAIKGAVSSQDLKEIKCQVELSNTYHLHVRPGDDVIKKMGGLHKFMVWDRPILTDSGGFQVFSLSGLRKIKEEGVHFSSHVDGRKIFMGPEESMQIQSNIASTIAMAFDECPPYPATRQYMQDSVDRTTRWLKRCQVEMKRLNGLEDTINKEQMLFGINQGGTYGDIRIEHAKVISELDLDGYAIGGLAVGESHDEMYRILEEVVPHLPQNKPTYLMGVGTPINILESVERGIDFFDCVYPARNGRHGHVYTNAGKLNLLNAKFQLDGRPIDEACQCPTCRQYSRAYIRHLLKAKEMLGMRLCVLHNLYFYNTLMEEIRDAIDANRYSAFKEEKIEKMLAG